DNA from Leptolyngbya iicbica LK:
ACTCACACAGAAAGTCGCGATGACAGTCGGCAATCGGTTCAGCTTCGATATCCGCGATCGCTCGCACTCGTCCGGCTAGATAAAGCTCTGCATATTCATCGTTAAAGCATTCATCGGGGCCGGTTGACCCAAAGATTGAATAGCGCGGGTCACTCAAGGCTTCAAAGGTGACCTGACCTTCCCATTGCCGATAAAAGTAATACAGCACCACCCGATCCACCTGTAGTTGATGCTGCAGGTCAGTCGTGACTTGCTCGACCATCGCATCTCGCTCTAGACTTTGCGCTAGGCGAATGAGGGTGTGGCGCAATCCGGGATCAGCGTCCGACCAGCTATGACGGGTAGACCTTTCAGGCATTGTTATGGATAAACCGAAGCGAACGTTATGATTACAGCTCAGTTCCACTTTAATCGGTCCAGTACCAGAGACCCGGTTTTGCTTAGAGCAGCTTCATAACTTTAGGCAAAGCTGTGATGTGTGTCAGCTTCATCGTTTTAGAGGGAGCCGAGGTTAGGAGCTAGATCCTAGAGCTGTGGGTCATCAGTCCCGAACGGTCATCCCCCCAATCGGCCCATCGTCCCGTGTTTACGGTCATCCCCCCAATCGGCCCATCGTCCCGTGTTTGAGGAACCTGAGCGGCTGCGCCAAATCATTGAGCAGGATGTGCTGGCAGGACAACCCGCCTCGCTGATTAGCATTAAGGAGCGACCTGCAATCCCCACGATCGCCCCGTTCCGCAAACCATCAGGGCGGTTCTATCGAGGCTCCAATCGATATCGGAGAAGTGATATGAATCCGGCAAATGATGGACGATTTCTCAACCTGTTGGGCTGCCTGGGCTTTCTGGCCCAGGGACTATCGGCCCAATGTCACTTTGTCCCCTCGGGCGAGGGCGCTGTGCACATCGAGTTCCAATCGACAGAAAAGCGCATCACCCCCCTGTTCAAAGCGATCCCACACCGTCAATGCACCCGTGCCGAGTACGACGGTACCCCCCTTACGCCTGAAGAGTTGCACCAGCTAGAGATGGCCGGGATGGGGGACGGTGTGCGGGTGCTCATGCTGACGTCACCCCCAGCGATGGAAACCGTGCTGGACTATGTGGTGCAGGGCAACACCGCCCAGTTCAATAACCCGGCGTTTATGGAGGAGCTGAAATATTGGATCCGCTTCAATGACC
Protein-coding regions in this window:
- a CDS encoding GAF domain-containing protein, with the translated sequence MPERSTRHSWSDADPGLRHTLIRLAQSLERDAMVEQVTTDLQHQLQVDRVVLYYFYRQWEGQVTFEALSDPRYSIFGSTGPDECFNDEYAELYLAGRVRAIADIEAEPIADCHRDFLCELQVRANLVVPVLIPTGLWGLLVAHHCQSVRLWSEADIASMQAGAEHLATAPAIRGEMT